The Plasmodium vivax chromosome 12, whole genome shotgun sequence genomic interval CCCCATCCCTGTGTAGACCTCCCCCACACGCTGCGCTCACGATGCGAATGACCCTCATGATACGAATGACCCGCATGATGCTTATGACCCTCATGATGCTCGTTTTGCCCTTCCCCCACGCAGAGACctggagaagcagaaaaagaaaaacaagcTGGACGAAGTGGACCGCGAGTACGAAGAAGAGCAGAGCAGTTACACCGACGCCACGGACCTCTACAAGACGTACCCAGAGCTCCAGGAAATGGACAAGCTCACCGAGGATGCCTTTCATATGAAAATACCCTTTGTGGAATGAGCACATGTGCTTTTGCTCCCGAGCGGTATAGCGGTATGGCAGTAGAGTAGTATACCAGTATAGCGGCATACCAGTAGAGCACTTTCCTGTTGGTGGAAAATCGCggagttacaaaaaaaaaaaaaaaaaaaaaatccattttTCAAACTTGACACTTAAAATGCCACATTTGAAGGGAACGATGTGCAAACGAATGCGAGCGCAAACCcgatgtgcgttttttttttctctcctttccCTATTACGATTCACTCGTATGGCAAATTCCCGTTCAAAATTTGATTCACATCAACGAGGGACCATCCAGACGACTTGAGGTCTATCGAGTCCGGGGATTGCAACGAGAAGAAAGGATTTTCCAACTGATTCTCGAGGATAACTTCCaagtgtacatttttaaattcatttttggTAAGGCAGTTGGAGGAAGCAGTGTCGTAAGCACACAAATCATACGAGAGAGTGACCAACATGTGCATGCGAGTGGtaactccatttttaattatatttgagaggaacttcattttgttggtATTTTTCAGGACAGCTAAatcttcattttgcacacaaatatattgatagaggaatttttttatattttctttttttgtcctttttccctccttccTAATTAACCctaatatgttatatatgcaCAGCAACCTCatgttttctatttttaaattctcaAAATGTAAGTTCAAATTATTcgcttttaaaattttgaaaatttttaaaaaatattccttcaAATATATGTTTGTCATTTTGGACAGCTGATCTTCATCCAACTCTTTGAGCACACTGAAAAAGGTGTTAACGCAGAGGGTCACTCCATCGAAATAGAAATGCTTCAGATCCTTCAAATCTTCGCTGAGGATGTTGCAGAAGTATAGGCTGATGTAGTTCCCCAGGAAGTTTGtacactttttatttttatgcagtAGAAGCGAGTTTAGGAAGGCCTTCATTTCGCGCCTGCTCGGTTCGTGCGCAATTTCCTCCAAAATTTCGAAAATGTCGCCTTTTAGGGGGGTGCCTCTTCGCGGTCCGCCAGTTTGTGGTTCGACAGTTTGTGGTCCGTCAGTTTGTAACCCACCATTTTGTggttcaccattttgtggtTCACCACTATGTAGTTCTCCACCTCCCGCTCCGCCACCTTCTGGGCTGGCATCCCCTGCGCAGCTGCCCTTATCATCGTTAAGTTTGGGGCTACTCGCACAGTGGCTCGATTTACCGCAAGCCTCATTCGGGTCTTCATTTTTccgtttccccctttcttcCTCGGAGGGCTGCTTCACTCCCCcgcttatcctttttttacttgcATGGAGCGCACCATCCGTGGTGTCACCCCTGGTCGGAGCGGCCTCGGTTAACGCGGAAAAAGCGGTTGCCTCGGTTAACGCGGAAAAAGCGGTTGCCTCAGTTGTCTCCGTTGCCGCGTTTCCCTCGTTTGCCGCGTCCACCCCTGCGCAGGGGCTATAGCATTCACCTCGTGttgccccccccgcaggagcaGCTGCCAACTGTGCCGCTACGCCCTCCACACCCCTAAAGGTAGCCTCCCGAGTGGGAAGGTCCTTCGAGTTACTTTCCCCCAAGCTGTCACTCAGCttggaataaaataaattcctcGTCGTGTCCAAAtactttgcttttttcaaaccgtattttatttttaaatcatttttttctttcctacctttttgtgcatataatattttcccaTTCAGAATGTACACATCTTCATTCGTGTCATCCTTCGCAAcggttttgtttttttttaaacttttcaATTTGAGCTCCTCCACATGTTTAATTCTGACTTCTTTATTCCCGGAGATGTTCGTTGTGAtgcttctctccttttcgAAGAATCCGAATGGGTACCTTCGCTCTCTTGTGCAGCAGAAGTTGGTTACTTTGAGCAGGGCGTTGTGGGTGAGTATGGGGATTCTCCCTTTCATCCTGGAGGTCTAATGGACGGGGATGAAAAAACACCCAGGGGAAAGAAGTTCGTTGGGGGGCTATTACACCAGTAATGAAGCACAGCTGGTGCACATGCCTCTATCTGTTGTCCTGTGTTACTATGGCTGGGTACTCCTTCGCTCCCTCTTGGGATAATTTTCTCCACTTAGCTAAGGTAGAGTTCCTCTACGTGGGGCCCGTGCGACGCGCATTCGTAAGTGCATACATGCGTATACAAATGCGGGCAATCTTTCCCTACCATGGGATTGCAGCACACCCCCTGCCGTCGTTCGAGAATTCCAGTCCCTCTCACTTTTCAGCAGTAAACATAACTTCTTAACGGTAGCGGTTTTTCAAAACtgcaaagaagaaaatgcttttccttttttttccggaGGCAGAGCGGTTAAATTTtggctttaaaaaaaaaaaaaaaaaaaaaaatgaaattaaaactGAAATTTAAACTAATGCTGGGGATGCACAGCAGCGGTGCACTGCGCATACGTATTCTGAGCGACAATTTTCGGATATCCTTTTTCCCCGCTTCGCCAGATGGGCAACCTACATGTAGGCGAGCGAGTCGgcatgttttatttttcgagGTACAATTGCGGCATCTTTCGGCaatcttcctttttttttccgtttaaTATAACCACACGTTGTCACCATAAAGCGTCACATTGCAACTTCTCCACACAGTTCCACCCTTTTCAGCCACCCCAACGAAACGCcgccttcttttttaccACTACAAACGTAGAGGAAGCACCACGTTTgagttgcttcttcttccaacTCCCCCTACATGCAGCATCGAAGCAAGCGCTATGTAACTTCCATTCGGTGAGGCCAACATACAGAGTATGCAAAAGTAGGCTGAGCGGCGAACGGGTGGATTTTCTCTCCCTCTGTCAGTTTGGCACCAACTTGTGTTGTTTTGCATctcgctcccccccccccccccctacaCACACGCTGACAATCTCCCAAGCGTTTCCCCCTGCACAGAATGATACTGAAAAGGAGtaggacattttttttaacactacAGAGACGTCGAGCCTTttcggaaaataaaaattacctcAACAACAGCTACCTGAATTACGTGCAGGGGAGtcatcaaaatggggatgggaaaaaaaaaaaaaaagaggacagtgcccatttgggggaaaaaataatccaaAGGGATAACCACCACATGGGGggaattttccaaaatgttaaaGACATACGGTCATATAacgctttaaaaaaaaatgagggtTATTCAGCCAGCAATAGCACAAATGCGGGGGTAAAAGTTGCAGGTGGTGCAGAGGCGGATCCCCTTTCCAACATGAGTGACAACCAGGAGGGATATAATTACGCTAGTGCTTGTGTGGAGGGGGAAACTACACAGGGGTGGTCAGCagacgggggggaagggcaCCCCGACCAGGTGCTGGAAACGACGCAAGGGGGAAGAGACGAGCTAACCCAGAAGGGTAAAACGGGTGAACATACACATCACAGTGAcgagtttgcaaaaaagggtaaagaGTACCCCTCCATCAGCGCGCAGAACAACCCCCAACGGAAAAAAGACCCTTTTAAAACACCCCCGAGGAACACAGACAGCGTTCAGGAGGAACCCCTAAATAACGACGCAGACCATTTCGAAAGTACCCTTGACGAAGCAAATGAAGCCACAGAGCATAATCGCATGGATGGGAAAGACCAAACGGGAAGGGCCAATTGTACGGGAGATCCCAAATCTGGTGGGAACCCCGAATTTCCTAATGAACAACAATTTGGTAAAAGCCAAAATGAAGGCTCAAACAAATGGgcagaaaatgatgaagaccTTCCCAACATTTTTGAAGTAGATGAAAATTtaagtgaagaagaaaaaaaagaaaaattaaaattgatcAAATTGATTACAGAAAAATTAGCCGGCCCTTTAAAAACCAACAGTCAGGATACCCCCAACAGTGGTGCTGAAGGGGAACAGAACAGTGGGGAAGACTCCATCTTTGCTGACAATCGACCCATAGCAATAGAGGTTGATGGGCCCTCTCACTTTTACGCGAACAGTAATAGGTACACGACGTATACGAAATTGAAGCATCGGATTTTGACCAAGTTAGGTGGGTAAAAAGTGGACCCACATGTCCAGGCGGGGGCTATCGTCAAGTGGTTTCTTCTTTGAGTGCACCCCTCCCCCGCATGGaggtatatatgtatgtgtacgtgtatgtgtatacgtgtatgttttcctctttctgCCAACCGCTCTaccttttctcctccccgcAGGCTACAACGTCATCCACATCAGCTACATCGACTGGCGCAAACTGCGGAACAAAACCGAGCGGGAggaattcattttaaaaaagctcaaggaaaaaaacgacgaATTTTTGGACGAAAATGACCGGGTATATTACAACGAGAGGATGAACATGATTAAGGAGGACTACAAAAAGTtcatgaaggagaagaaggagagtaGCTCCTAACGGGGAGGCGGCGCGTGTGCGGCTGCCCCTTTTGTGTATggcttctttcccctcccATGAATTACCAACCATGGGAACTGCACCTCTGGGGGACTCCTTTGTACCCGTTGCGTGCCTGTTAGCATGGCACCTTCAAAGGGATTTACCCCATTGtgacttccccctttgcacctTCGCGTTACCTATATATACGCCCCCCCTCTCTTTATCAACCGCGTTTAAAACTGCTACGGTACCAATTAACTAGCAACATTTTTAttgtgaaggggaaaaaaaaaaaatcagttCAGCCGGAAGGTTAAAGGCGCACTGTTAGTGGCCTCCCAATTGGGGGCGAGCAGAGCGGGTGAATTTACACCTCCAGTTGTTAAGCGGAAATTTTTTGCAGCATAGGCAACGTTGGCAGTGCAgacaaaaaatggacacaTGGAATACCCACTGGGAATACCCACTGGCAATACTTTCTTCGTAAAAGTCGAGGCAAAGAAAATaggtccccctttttattaaacagGTGACGTTATAAAAATGGAGTTCCAACAGGGGCTGTCTTAAAGGCGAAGAGGTTATACACCCTTTTTCGCCGACCTGAATGGACCAATTAGTGGGGCGTTTTAAAGCCAAATAACACACCGTCTATCCCCCCAGGGGTTACGAAAACAAAGGGAAGAGCatcctctcccccccttgcagaaGTTAatgcctttttattttacacattttaacggtatgtttttttttttttttttttttttgatatatttacTGAAACATGTTTTCCtttgggaagaaaaagaaacgaattaaaaaaaaataattattgtgGGAATTATTTTACCAAAGTGGGgcatgcaaaagggggaggggtgtatatacacacacacatacatacatacatacatacatacacaaaCGTACGTTTGGAAATACATGTACACAAATGGACGCGTATGTGCCCGCGCAATCGCACCCGTATGGGACTCGCCTGCTTTTCGGGTGCTGGAAAAAGTGCGGCGAGGCGCGAAACGCATCAGCCAAATCGGTGGCAAAGAAATGAATTAAATCCAATGCGAAGAGTCGCATGTGGGTGAAGcacaaattttataaaaacacaaACATTGGGGTCTCGATAAAATATTCTTTGACATTaccgagggggaggggaagcgcGCGCGTTAAAAGTGGCTGCACGATGACGCTGCTAAGAGTACGCACGTGTGGGGGGGCGATCCCGTTCTTCCACGTGTGAGGATGGCCGAGATAATTGCCGCTGTCCCTATCGTCACAAAAGCATCAAAGGGGTGCGTGCCCTCCCTCAGAGCTGACTTCTAAATGGGCACACAGAACTCATTTTGGCCTACCATTTTGGTGCATCATGTCAAAATTGcggcacacaaaaaaagaacacgCGTGATACGATGCCTTTCACGTCGAAGATGCTCCGGTTATGCGGCACACCAACATATGCACAACtgagtttcttttttcctcacctTGGACAGAActgttcacctttttttttttggaagcaACGTTTCTACGATGTGCCCCTCCCTTACGATGGCCCTTTATTATACTTACCGTACTCCCCTCACCCTGCCGCCTCTACCCCGCTGCCcctttcttctcctcctctgccTGCTGGGCATCTTCCCCCTGGCTGTAATTCTTGGTCAAGGATATGACGTCCTCTTCACCGATGTCCAGGAGGCTAATAATTCCCCTGAGcagtttcttcttttccaaatttttgtaataatcTGTGACCCTCATTTTGTCCGTGTTATAAAAGAGGTTAATATTCTTCTCGATTAACCTCCATGTCTTCAGGTTCACGTTCAAATTGTGAAGTACCTTTTGCGTTATCTccttcttcgccttttccATAGACTGCAATTCCTGGATTAATGGCATTACaataatttcaaaaaaatagaccTGCGTGCTGGGGATGCTCTTCACAAAATCGTGGTGGTGGATGAAATTCAGTTTGATGTAGCTGTAGTCGTAGTTGTTGACGTTGTTGATGTTGTTGATGTGGTTGATGTAGATGTTTTCGTAATTGAAAATCATGGCTTCGTCGATGGACTGCTCGTTCCCCAGGGGGTTGCACTGGTAGGCGCCTGCGCGGGGTAGAAGCGGTAGGGGAGGAGGTGTTCGTGAGAACGTCCACGCAATGGCGCAAGGTTAACGGGCGCACTTCGCCATTCACTTGGCCGCGCACTTGGCCGCGCAGCTCGCCGCTAACCGCACCACTCACCCATGCTCTTGTTCTTCCGGTGGAGCTCCTCGACCTTCTTCTGCGAAAAGAACTCCTCGCTGACGAGCATGGTCCACTTGGCGTGGTCGCGCCACTTCAAGCACGTGTGCCCAATGTCAGCCACCTTGATGTTGATCGTCCCCAAATTAATGGCGTCCCGGTCGCTAATGTCAAAGTTCTCACtccgcttccgcttcttAAAAATGTCCACATACTCAAAATGCAATTTCATGTCCGTCGAAATTATTAACTCGATGATAAACTTCCTCAAATTTGCGTAActgtttttttccaccaATTTGGTGTCTTCactatttattaaaaagtcGTGCCCAATGAgctgcaaaatggagaaggtTATACTGCAGTGgtagttttccaaaatgctCATATCGTTATAGCGAATAGATAAAATGTGGTTCGTTTCTGAGAGGTACGCGTTTGTTTTCCCGGGATGACCCACGTCATGTGCTATGGACGCAATTAAGTAGCAAATCATGTAGGTGTTATTTAAGCTTTTGTCAAAATCGGTTATGTGTGCAAGACATTTGGAAAGGTGACATACCGTTGCGCCATGATTTGCGTTGTGGTATGGATTGGGGAAATACATATTGTTaattaataacaaaaataactgtaattttttttttttcttttcattgtTTTCCATGTATGGACTAATCAAATGGTAACCCACTTCCAAAATGACGAGAGTTGATTTCCCATGCTCAGAATCGATAAAGGAATAATCCCAGTTTCTTCCTATTTCGtctgaattaatttttttgacattttttaaaacgtctGTTTCGTAAGCTATGGTTAAAATGTCTGACTCGTTCAGGTgctttttcacattttggaatttttttttttcctcctcattagtcctttttttcatttccttatttttgttaGCACCGCAGCCAATTAATAAtcgctttaaaaaataggacACTGAGTAGTAGTCCTTGTAACACGCGTTTATTGTAAAAtcgttgaaaaaaaaactcttgtcggaaaataaaaatttgtaattgTCTTCCATCTTGTCGCAGTTATCATCTTTGGCTATATCCACAGCGATGGACTCAGTTTCCTTCTCGCATGTAGATTTGAAGTCTCCcacttttttgcaattacTGCAAATTAGGTCCTTAATCATGTGCAGCAAAATTCGATTTCTTTCTTCCGCCAGGTAtctcaaaatggtgaacaTAACCAGCAGCGCGGTCAGTATGTATATGAAGTACAGTTCCACCTCTATTTTGGCGGAGGTAAACTTAATCAGGCCCATCAGCGCCGCGTTCGTGCTTAGGTAGCCGAGGAGGAATAGCAACGTGGAGAGGAAGCTAACAGggcgaggggaaaaaaaggggaatacaTATGCTTACTAAGTCGATGTGTGTACAATTGTGGGTGCATCTCCATGTGTGCATCCCCCTTGGAGGGTATAAAGCAAAAGAAGCGCTCGGGCTGCGTACTTGAGGGTGGGCAGGCAGAGAAGAAACACCGAATCTACAAAGAAGTGGACATACAAACTGAAGTTGCTGTTGTAGAAGGTGAAGCGGGTGGCGTCGGCCttattctccccattttgtttcgtAAAGAAGTAGAGAGACAAGAACTGAAACACTTGGTTCTGCGCGAGGGGTGGGTGGTCGGAAGAAATGGGTGGTGTAAATGAAATATCGACGTGTGAAGGAAGTTCGCCCGTAAAGTGGCGCAGCTGGATCAGTGGAGCGAACCCCATCCAGCAGACTCGCTCTCCCCCCAGCAGAATCACTCCCCCCCAGCAGAATCACTCCCCCCCAGCAGAATCACTCCCCCCCAGCAGAATCACTCCCCCCCAGCAGAATCACTCCCCCCCAGCAGAATCACTCCCCCCCAGCAGAATCACTCCCCCCCAGCAGAATCACTCCCCCCCAGCAGACTCGCTCCCCCGCCGCTGCCCTAACTTACAATTATGATATATCCCACGAACAAACTTTTCGAATGGGAGTTTTTGGCCGGGCTAAGGGAAACCTTTATCAGCACAACCACGTGCATCAAACaattcaaaagggagaagacAACCACAAAGTGCTCCATAACTGATGCGTCCTTTTTGGTTAGGTCTACGACGGAGGGGGAGAGGTGGAAAGTACTACGTGTTAGAGGCACAACCGGTTGAGGGTGTCCCTACTTAGGGGCGTAACGGGGAAAACACCTTAACACATGAAGGTTAGAAATATCACTATGTGCGCATAGTACACACGTTGTAGTATATTCCCCTGGAGGACAATTATCGGGAGTCTATCGATGCGCGCTTtaggcctttttttttttttacttgcaGAAAAGGCGAAGCATTCTATTAAGATAATGAATAGCGACACCGTTAGGTGGATGCAGATGTATTCTTTTATGTTGTGTATCCTCAGGGCGTTGTATTCCGTTTCGTTCTTTTGGTCCGAAAACTGGGGGGAGATGTAGTACCTGgcggggggaagaaagagACAGAAtgggggcaaaaatgaacagaaacGATTTGTGCTTTCCCGCGGAAATGTTTCCCTTAAattacacacacacatgcgtgGGGATATTTATCCAAAAATTCGTATGCGCACGTAGAGAACGCCTAACGCGCAGCCGTACTTGTTCTTTATCACGCCCCTCATCGTCCTTCCCTcgcttttttcattttcttcctccatcTTTGCGTAAGTATTTTCATTCATTAAGGGGTTATGCTTCAAATGTGCCTGTGTGCGCGTGTGAGCGTGTGCGCGTAGAAGGCTCTCTTCTTCGCTTCCGCAAGTGGGTCCACAAGGGGAGGTTCAACACGAGCGCACGTTTAAGTGCGCGGCGTGTACAGTTTTAACTCCCTGTGCTGGTTAGCAGTGGTTGATAGAGAAGACATGTTTTGTGCGTGCCTTTGGTGATCGCGGCGCATCTCGCTGCTATCCTTCCAGGGCGTTTCCGCTCTATTAAAATGGGctattttttgctgcttttttgccgtttttttttgccgccttTTTTGCAGGTCTGTTGCCTCCTCTCTCAGTTTCCCTGACAGTGAattcccccctcttcacGCTTCTCCACGAATTCGCAAAGAAATCACCTTACTGCGTTCACAACGATCGcgaagaataaaaaggaaaaaaaaaaaaaacaataatagTTACGCTCACTAGTGTATATTCTCCAGTACCTTTTCAAACATGTAGATACgcacaaaataaaaactcaCGCGTGGGCATATGTTTACATAAGTATACAAATGTGTATTGTGTGTATTATCTGtaatatgtgcacatgtgcctAATTCATACAcgttttaagaaaaaaaaaaataaagagagaAATGCCTCTTTCACATCAACTGGGTAAGATCATCTTAAATTCTTACAAAAACTTGAATGTTAATTTCTCCACTTTAAATGTGaatgctttccttttttttttttttattataactttatacaaaaactgtttcatttgttttaaaaaaaaaaaaaaaaaaaaaattcccgcAAAAAGACATAAGTTTGGTGATGCACAGAAgattgctatttttttttttttttctttcccttacTGACCATTTGATCGCTTACGAAGTAGCATTAATCTTCACCTCATCATAGTTATGGCAATTGCTAAGTTTtgcgttttttaaaaaagcgtaCATTGGGGGGGCAACTGTTTGCAAGCTCTCTTTGCGTTTTGCGCCTCTACCATATCGTATGGCCGATGCTACATTGAAAAGCGGGAAGAGGGCGACGCTTCGAGGGATGGAAGCAGCAGGACCGACAGACGCGCTAGTAGCAATAGGAACAAAGAAGCAACAGGCGCAATAGAAGCAATAGAGGCTATTGCGTCCGTTCCCTCGAGACGAATCGCAACATATGGCGTGGCATAGGGACGTTTACGTTGCCTACACGTATCTTTCCTACATTTGCTCTGCCCACGTGGCGAAACTGAATTGTTGTGTGTAGGGAGACTTCATGTGGATGCCTCAACAGGTGGGTCACCCTTGCACGGGGATGTGTTTACCGAAGGGGGCAGATGGACCagcacacataaaaaaaacgatgcGTTACATTTTTCTCTCAAATGTGGGCAACTTGCCGACgccttcaccattttgtttgtCCCCTTTTCATGTCCGAAACGGAGGACTGTTTAAAACTCATACCGCAAAAATGCCGTTCATCCCCAATTGACCGAAATGCAGTGTTGCAGAGGTTGTTAGCTCTTCCGtaatcctcttttttctattttattttttttcatgcaaCCTGGCAAACGTTTGAAGAacgtataaaaatgttttcccGTATGTTTGGGCGGTTATGaagtatgcattttttttttttaatccaaAGTGGAAACtccattttaacatttccgCGTTTTGCAGATAAGTAGCTGTGTACCagtgaatgttttttttttggggggaagtgCGGGAATTATCGCTCTTCCACTCGGGGGAATAACCTCCGCAGTACATTAACACATAAGTgtctacataaaaaaaaaatttccactTGGGAAATTTCTTCCAATgatttcttccccttttcatgCAATACCACggttggggggaaaaaaaaatcagccaAGTCAGCCAACTGTCAACATCGAAGGGTTAAATGTGCATTAGAGAATGTCTTTGGTGGGGAAGATACACCTCTTCTTAAGCGTTTACGCATAGcacaccctttttttgcgcatggCGTACCAGGGCAATTTCAACCCGCTTCACCGCgcgaagggaaaaattgGCTAATTTGGTGTAATGAACtgggaagataaaaaaaaaaataaataagcagCTAAACGGGTTATCACTATTGTGCAAATTGAGCAGTTATTTGTAACTTTAGCA includes:
- a CDS encoding hypothetical protein, conserved (encoded by transcript PVX_116935A), with amino-acid sequence MKGRIPILTHNALLKVTNFCCTRERRYPFGFFEKERSITTNISGNKEVRIKHVEELKLKSLKKNKTVAKDDTNEDVYILNGKILYAQKGRKEKNDLKIKYGLKKAKYLDTTRNLFYSKLSDSLGESNSKDLPTREATFRGVEGVAAQLAAAPAGGATRGECYSPCAGVDAANEGNAATETTEATAFSALTEATAFSALTEAAPTRGDTTDGALHASKKRISGGVKQPSEEERGKRKNEDPNEACGKSSHCASSPKLNDDKGSCAGDASPEGGGAGGGELHSGEPQNGEPQNGGLQTDGPQTVEPQTGGPRRGTPLKGDIFEILEEIAHEPSRREMKAFLNSLLLHKNKKCTNFLGNYISLYFCNILSEDLKDLKHFYFDGVTLCVNTFFSVLKELDEDQLSKMTNIYLKEYFLKIFKILKANNLNLHFENLKIENMRLLCIYNILGLIRKEGKRTKKENIKKFLYQYICVQNEDLAVLKNTNKMKFLSNIIKNGVTTRMHMLVTLSYDLCAYDTASSNCLTKNEFKNVHLEVILENQLENPFFSLQSPDSIDLKSSGWSLVDVNQILNGNLPYE
- a CDS encoding 3',5'-cyclic-nucleotide phosphodiesterase, putative (encoded by transcript PVX_116945A) — its product is MNENTYAKMEEENEKSEGRTMRGVIKNKYYISPQFSDQKNETEYNALRIHNIKEYICIHLTVSLFIILIECFAFSANLTKKDASVMEHFVVVFSLLNCLMHVVVLIKVSLSPAKNSHSKSLFVGYIIINQVFQFLSLYFFTKQNGENKADATRFTFYNSNFSLYVHFFVDSVFLLCLPTLNFLSTLLFLLGYLSTNAALMGLIKFTSAKIEVELYFIYILTALLVMFTILRYLAEERNRILLHMIKDLICSNCKKVGDFKSTCEKETESIAVDIAKDDNCDKMEDNYKFLFSDKSFFFNDFTINACYKDYYSVSYFLKRLLIGCGANKNKEMKKRTNEEEKKKFQNVKKHLNESDILTIAYETDVLKNVKKINSDEIGRNWDYSFIDSEHGKSTLVILEVGYHLISPYMENNEKKKKKLQLFLLLINNMYFPNPYHNANHGATVCHLSKCLAHITDFDKSLNNTYMICYLIASIAHDVGHPGKTNAYLSETNHILSIRYNDMSILENYHCSITFSILQLIGHDFLINSEDTKLVEKNSYANLRKFIIELIISTDMKLHFEYVDIFKKRKRSENFDISDRDAINLGTINIKVADIGHTCLKWRDHAKWTMLVSEEFFSQKKVEELHRKNKSMGAYQCNPLGNEQSIDEAMIFNYENIYINHINNINNVNNYDYSYIKLNFIHHHDFVKSIPSTQVYFFEIIVMPLIQELQSMEKAKKEITQKVLHNLNVNLKTWRLIEKNINLFYNTDKMRVTDYYKNLEKKKLLRGIISLLDIGEEDVISLTKNYSQGEDAQQAEEEKKGAAG
- a CDS encoding hypothetical protein, conserved (encoded by transcript PVX_116940A) — protein: MILKRSRTFFLTLQRRRAFSENKNYLNNSYLNYVQGSHQNGDGKKKKKEDSAHLGEKIIQRDNHHMGGIFQNVKDIRSYNALKKNEGYSASNSTNAGVKVAGGAEADPLSNMSDNQEGYNYASACVEGETTQGWSADGGEGHPDQVLETTQGGRDELTQKGKTGEHTHHSDEFAKKGKEYPSISAQNNPQRKKDPFKTPPRNTDSVQEEPLNNDADHFESTLDEANEATEHNRMDGKDQTGRANCTGDPKSGGNPEFPNEQQFGKSQNEGSNKWAENDEDLPNIFEVDENLSEEEKKEKLKLIKLITEKLAGPLKTNSQDTPNSGAEGEQNSGEDSIFADNRPIAIEVDGPSHFYANSNRYTTYTKLKHRILTKLGYNVIHISYIDWRKLRNKTEREEFILKKLKEKNDEFLDENDRVYYNERMNMIKEDYKKFMKEKKESSS